A genomic region of Paramormyrops kingsleyae isolate MSU_618 chromosome 19, PKINGS_0.4, whole genome shotgun sequence contains the following coding sequences:
- the adat2 gene encoding tRNA-specific adenosine deaminase 2 encodes MDTESVGDPVVCQNFYQPSSEDIESWMQKAFDMAKEALEKGEVPVGCLMVYNNQILGKGRNEVNETKNATRHAEMVALDQVLNWCHKAQRDPGEVLRQTVLYVTVEPCIMCAGALRLMNIPLVVFGCKNERFGGCGSVLDIPGDELPNTGTAFKCISGFRAEEAVEMLKVFYKQENPNAPKPSVRKD; translated from the exons ATGGATACTGAATCCGTGGGAGACCCTGTTGTCTGCCAAAATTTTTATCAGCCGTCATCAGAGGATATAGAGAGCTGGATGCAAAAAGCTTTTGATATG GCTAAAGAGGCTTTAGAGAAGGGCGAAGTACCCGTTGGATGTCTGATGGTGTACAACAACCAGATCTTGGGGAAAGgaaggaatgaagtgaatgaaaCGAAAAAT GCTACCCGCCATGCAGAGATGGTTGCCTTGGATCAGGTGCTGAACTGGTGCCACAAGGCCCAGAGGGACCCCGGGGAGGTGCTACGGCAGACTGTCCTCTATGTGACGGTGGAGCCATGCATTATGTGTGCCGGAGCCTTGCGATTAATGA ACATCCCTCTGGTGGTCTTTGGCTGTAAGAACGAGAGATTCGGCGGCTGCGGGTCGGTGCTCGACATCCCCGGGGACGAGCTGCCAAACACCGGAACGGCATTCAAG tgcATCTCCGGGTTCAGAGCTGAGGAAGCCGTGGAGATGCTGAAGGTTTTTTACAAGCAGGAGAACCCTAACG CCCCAAAGCCAAGTGTGAGAAAGGACTGA
- the pex3 gene encoding peroxisomal biogenesis factor 3: MLMSTWSFLKRHKRKFIFAGVFVGGVYLLGKYAQKKIREIQEREAAEYIAQARRQFHFESNQRTCNMTVLSMLPTLREAIIHHLNSESLTTLLRSKPANKLEIWEDLKIISFTRSIAAVYSTCMLVVLLRIQLNIIGGYLYLDNSVSKNGTTPQAPPDVQQQYLSSIQHLLGDGLNELMTVVKQAVQNVLGGISLKQSLSLHDLEDHLHQIRALVEEGYEGWAQRPLCWYMMPDEETTLAAQACGLTEKDVSTIKLLNETRDVLESPDFKTVLDTCLSRGFSRFLDNMAEFFRPHQLDSMHAGTPDSLSHIQLPLAKIIPIVNGQIHSICSEIPSHFVQDLLMVDQLKEFSANVYEAFSHPHELQK; the protein is encoded by the exons ATGTTGATGTCAACGTGGAGTTTTCTGAAGCGTCACAAAAGGAAATTTATATTTGCTGGGGTTTTCGTAGGAG GTGTTTATCTTTTGGGCAAGTATGCGCAGAAGAAAATTAGAGAAATACAGGAGCGGGAAGCGGCAGAGTACATCGCCCAGGCACGCCGCCAGTTCCACTTTGAGAGTAATCAGAGAACCTGCAACATGACAG TGCTGTCCATGCTTCCCACTTTGAGAGAAGCTATAATACATCACCTTAACTCGGAGAGCTTAACAACACTACTGAGGAGCAA GCCTGCGAATAAGCTAGAGATCTGGGAGGAcctgaaaatcatca GTTTCACGCGGAGCATAGCAGCCGTTTACAGCACCTGCATGCTGGTGGTCCTTCTCCGCATTCAGCTAAACATCATCGGCGGCTACTTGTACTTGGACAACTCCGTTAGCAAGAACGGAACG ACCCCCCAGGCCCCGCCTGACGTGCAGCAGCAGTACTTGTCCAGCATACAGCACCTGTTAGGCGACG GTCTAAATGAACTGATGACTGTGGTGAAACAGGCCGTACAGAACGTGCTGGGCGG GATCTCCCTGAAACAAAGCCTCTCTCTGCATGACCTTGAAGATCACCTGCACCAAATCAGAGCACTTGTAGAGGAAGGGTATGAAGGTTGGGCACAAAGACCCCTCTGTTGGTACATGATGCCCGATGAGGAGACCACACTGGCAGCTCAG GCATGTGGTCTAACAGAAAAGGACGTTTCAACTATAAAGCTGTTGAATGAAACCAGGGATGTGCTGGAAAG CCCCGACTTCAAGACCGTCCTCGACACCTGCCTGAGTCGTGGCTTTAGTCGTTTCCTTGACAACATGGCTGAATTCTTTCGGCCTCACCAGCTTGACTCCATGCATGCCGGCACCCCCGACAG CCTCTCTCATATCCAGCTACCCCTCGCCAAGATCATCCCCATTGTGAATGGACAGATACACTCAATATGCAGTGAAATACCAAGTCACTTTGTGCAG GATCTTCTGATGGTCGATCAGTTGAAGGAGTTTTCTGCCAATGTGTACGAAGCATTTAGCCATCCGCACGAACTTCAGAAATGA